In a genomic window of Streptomyces pristinaespiralis:
- a CDS encoding MBL fold metallo-hydrolase — MSGAGSPHSLRSRLRSLRPAAFGADPAGERLARIRSSPNFADGVFQNPEGTRTRPSSGSMVEFARTYFAKEARTRRVPVRPVPLHTTTLTDLTRPAASGLRLTWMGHSSVLAEIDGRRVLFDPVWGERCSPFSFAGPKRLHPVPAPLAALGSVDVVVISHDHYDHLDLPTIRALASTDTLFAVPLGVGAHLERWGVSPDRLRELDWNETTEIGGLRLTATPARHFCGRGLRNQQHTLWASWVVAGPEHRIYHSGDTGYFTGFRDIGAEHGPFDATMIQIGAYSEYWPDIHMTPEEGMRAHLDLQGGKPAGVMLPIHWATFNLAPHAWAEPGEGTVAAAAKAGARIALPRPGEPFEPTAETVPSVPWWRGVATVPAEGWSALTATAEATVAKPARDAAPESGSPETAPTG; from the coding sequence GTGTCCGGCGCTGGTTCCCCCCACTCGCTGAGGTCCCGGCTGCGCTCACTGAGGCCCGCCGCTTTCGGGGCCGACCCGGCCGGCGAGCGCCTGGCGCGCATCCGCAGCTCGCCGAACTTCGCCGACGGCGTCTTCCAGAACCCCGAAGGAACGCGTACGAGACCGTCCAGCGGTTCCATGGTGGAGTTCGCCAGGACGTACTTCGCCAAGGAGGCGAGGACACGCCGCGTCCCGGTCCGCCCGGTGCCGCTGCACACCACCACCCTCACGGACCTCACCAGGCCCGCCGCCTCCGGGCTCCGGCTCACCTGGATGGGGCATTCCAGCGTGCTCGCCGAGATCGACGGCCGCCGGGTGCTCTTCGACCCGGTCTGGGGAGAGCGGTGCTCCCCGTTCAGCTTCGCGGGGCCCAAGCGCCTGCACCCGGTGCCCGCGCCGCTGGCCGCCCTCGGCAGCGTCGACGTCGTCGTGATCTCCCACGACCACTACGACCATCTCGATCTGCCCACGATCCGTGCCCTGGCCTCCACCGACACCCTCTTCGCCGTGCCGCTCGGCGTCGGCGCCCACCTCGAACGGTGGGGCGTGTCCCCGGACCGCCTGCGCGAGCTGGACTGGAACGAGACCACGGAGATCGGCGGCCTCCGGCTGACCGCGACCCCGGCCCGCCACTTCTGCGGCCGCGGACTGCGCAACCAGCAGCACACCCTGTGGGCCTCCTGGGTCGTCGCCGGCCCCGAACACCGGATCTACCACAGCGGCGACACCGGTTACTTCACCGGCTTCCGGGACATCGGCGCCGAGCACGGTCCGTTCGACGCGACGATGATCCAGATCGGCGCGTACTCCGAGTACTGGCCCGACATCCACATGACCCCGGAGGAGGGCATGCGCGCCCACCTCGACCTTCAGGGCGGCAAGCCGGCCGGTGTGATGCTGCCGATCCACTGGGCCACGTTCAATCTGGCGCCGCACGCGTGGGCGGAGCCCGGCGAGGGCACGGTCGCGGCCGCGGCGAAGGCGGGAGCGCGGATCGCGCTCCCCCGGCCGGGGGAGCCGTTCGAGCCCACGGCCGAGACGGTGCCGTCCGTGCCGTGGTGGCGCGGTGTGGCCACCGTGCCGGCGGAAGGCTGGTCGGCGCTCACGGCGACGGCTGAGGCGACGGTGGCGAAGCCGGCGCGTGACGCGGCGCCGGAATCGGGCTCGCCGGAGACGGCGCCGACGGGTTGA
- a CDS encoding carboxymuconolactone decarboxylase family protein codes for MARISLDPRRSLFLRAAQWYSKRAYGKVLDPVRALGHNPRTLRAYLRFEMAVGRWNKLDADLKALAVMASAASIGCSWCMDFGHWENRQRGMDARKVREVPLWRESDAYTVLERDVMEFAEAMTANPPEIDDDLAARLVAALGEAAFVELTAIVAVENLRSRMNTALGLTSQGFKDHCEIPAREQAAAPAAAGEVSAG; via the coding sequence ATGGCCCGCATTTCCCTCGACCCGCGCCGCTCACTCTTCCTGCGCGCGGCCCAGTGGTACTCGAAGCGCGCGTACGGCAAGGTTCTCGACCCGGTCCGCGCGCTGGGGCACAACCCCAGGACGCTCCGGGCCTATCTGCGCTTCGAGATGGCGGTCGGCAGATGGAACAAGCTGGACGCGGATCTCAAGGCGCTCGCGGTGATGGCCTCCGCCGCCTCGATCGGCTGCAGTTGGTGCATGGACTTCGGGCACTGGGAGAACAGGCAGCGCGGGATGGACGCCCGCAAGGTGCGCGAGGTGCCCCTGTGGCGGGAGAGTGACGCGTACACCGTCCTGGAGCGTGACGTCATGGAGTTCGCGGAGGCCATGACGGCCAACCCGCCGGAGATCGACGACGATCTCGCCGCGCGGCTGGTCGCCGCACTGGGCGAGGCGGCGTTCGTGGAGCTCACGGCGATCGTGGCGGTGGAGAACCTGCGGTCCCGGATGAACACCGCCCTCGGGCTGACCAGCCAGGGCTTCAAGGACCACTGCGAGATCCCCGCACGGGAACAGGCGGCGGCCCCGGCCGCCGCCGGAGAGGTCTCCGCCGGCTGA
- a CDS encoding TetR family transcriptional regulator C-terminal domain-containing protein — protein MARVRLSVAERREELLGAAVEQIEARGVAAVRIADVADALGVSSALVLYHFSTKEKLVAAAFTHAADADLAHLRRLLGRRTTALRRLRAAVRWYAPTGQAKGWRLWIDAWAASLREPALRDVSRALDQQWKSALTEVIAEGAAAGEFPCEDPAAAAWRLTAFLDGLAVQMTSYAGSLSRAAMLQWTDEALARELGIDHAELTATAR, from the coding sequence GTGGCCAGAGTTCGGTTGAGCGTGGCGGAGAGGCGCGAGGAGCTCCTCGGCGCCGCCGTCGAGCAGATTGAGGCGCGGGGCGTTGCGGCCGTACGGATCGCCGACGTCGCAGACGCCCTGGGGGTGAGCAGCGCCCTGGTGCTCTACCACTTCTCCACCAAGGAGAAGCTGGTGGCGGCCGCCTTCACGCACGCCGCCGACGCGGATCTGGCCCATCTCCGCAGGCTCCTCGGGCGGCGTACCACCGCGCTGCGGCGGCTGCGCGCCGCGGTGCGCTGGTACGCCCCGACCGGGCAGGCCAAGGGCTGGCGACTGTGGATCGACGCCTGGGCGGCCTCGCTGCGGGAACCGGCTCTGCGGGACGTGTCCCGTGCGCTGGACCAGCAGTGGAAGTCCGCCCTGACGGAGGTCATCGCCGAGGGCGCGGCCGCCGGCGAGTTCCCCTGCGAGGACCCGGCGGCTGCGGCCTGGCGGCTGACGGCGTTCCTCGACGGGCTGGCCGTCCAGATGACGTCGTACGCGGGCTCGCTGTCCAGGGCCGCCATGCTCCAGTGGACCGACGAGGCCCTCGCCCGTGAGCTCGGCATCGACCACGCCGAGCTGACGGCCACGGCCCGCTGA